The nucleotide sequence TTCAtaacggcgccgccaccaccgtctccTCGTTCCTCACATTCCTGGACAACTCTCatcctccccttcttttGATCTACCTTTATAtgtcttctttctttcgctttcctctttttttttctagtGCGCGCGATGGTGCCACCAGACCTCCACCGTTTCCGCCTCcgcacccccgccccgcccacGTCCGGCTTCTCTTTCACATGCGTCGCCTTGCAAGCGATCCCAGCAGGGTGGGATACGTGGAACAGTGGCAGGGATGAAAGAGTCGGCTTGCTGACCACTCGCGTCTTCGTCACCCACTGAAGGCAAAACCACAAGGCAATGAAGGGAGCGACACCTGCACAAAAatccctttctccctctctgtgtgcgtgtgtacgctGGGGCCAAGGTGGACCTTAAGCACCCCGCCCAGTCAGCGCGACGGAGCTCTCGCGGCCAGCACCGCCCAAGCAGCATGCACAGGTCGAGCTGGAGGATAGGGAGACCATTACCACGCGTGCCGGCATGACGGACGGGGTACTCTCTGGCCGTGCACTTGGCCGCTGCGTCTTCTCTCGTCTCCTCTGCGTGTGGCGGCGCACTCACTTCGTtgccctcccaccccctGACCGTGCAAGTCAAGTGAACCCTCCAAAACACATAGACTTTTCCCACGGGCAGATCGCATCTGTCCCACCCAACCACTACTGCTCCTCTCTGTCCCTTTATGCATCCTTCGGCGCCCTCGTTGCGCGTACaagaccccctccccccttcccacgccctccaccctccaccacacgcgcgcgcatcgaCAAGGTATTCCACGCCtactttctcttctctccatCATTCCGcgtcttccccccccccccgcacagTGGCATTTGGCGGTAACCCCTCTTCCTGACCTCCCTTCTCGTTTTTTCATCGCCATTCACCCGCGTCGTTGCTTCTCACCCTGCATCCTCGTCGACGCGTCGCGCAGAACCGTTCGCGTAGCGCGCCTCACTCCTCCGTGCATCCTTCCCTTCGGTTTATCGGTGCGCACCAGCCCAGCCCAGCGCAGCCCCGCCCCGCCTTCGGACGCGCGCATCTATCTGCGGGACGGGCCGCCGTGAGCTGAGCATACCACCATGCACAGTGCTGTCACTTGCATCAAGAGCCCGGGCGCGGCTCTCTTCACCGACACTGCCACCTGCCGCACCATCACGTTGAGCCGGCCCGATGCGTTGAACGCCATGTCGTTGCCGATGGTGCAGGACCTGCATCGCCTGTACATCACAGAGCCGCACCCGAACGAGGATGCCGTGTACGTTGTGCGCGGTGacgggcggcgcagcttctgTGCTGGTGGCGACCTGAAGGCCCTCACAGGACCCGAGAAAGACACGCACAACCCGCTGTTCTACCGCCTGGAGTACGAGGTGGACTCGCACATTGCGGTGATGCGGCGCACGCAGGTGGCGATGTGGGCGGGGCACGTGCTGGGGAGCGGCGTGGGCGTGTCGGTGCACAGCCGTTACCGCGTTGCGTGCGAGACGACGCGGTTCGCGATGCCGGAGACGCAGATCGGCGGCGCGAACGACGTTGCGACGAGCTGGGTGttctcgtcgctgccgataTGCGGGCTTGGCATGTACCTTGCGATCACGGGCAACACGCTGCAAGGCGCGGACGTGTTCCACGCGGGCCTGGCGACGCACTACATCCCTGTGGAGAAGTTCGGCGCTGTGgaggctgcgctggcggcgctgccgtcgtcggaGGGCGTCGAGGAGTGCCTCCGAGGGTTCAGCGAGGACGTTGCTGTGCCGCCGTTCACGCTGGCGGAGAACGCGCCTGTGCTGGCGAAGGCGTTCGGCGCGATCACTCCGTcgacgcacctgcgcgacatcatggatgtgctgcgcgcggacggcagcgcgtTCGCTGCGAGCACGCTGAAGGTGATGGAGCGCAACTCGCCGCTGGGCATGACGCTTGCGCTGGAGAACatgaagcggcagcacacaccTGGGTGCAACACCGTGATGGAGAGCTTCCGTGGCGACTACACGGCGATTCAGACTTCCATTTGTGTGGATGAGCTGGCGAAGGGCGTGGAGGCGCTGTTTGTcacgaaggagaagcgccCGCAGTGGACGGTGGGGTCCGTGGACGAAGTCGATGTGGAGCTcgtgaagcagcagcttTTTCTCGTGGAGGGCTTGCGAATTTTCGGAAGTGGAACGGATTGACGCGCGTGTTtcggtgttttttttttttgttgttacCGTGCGCAGGCGAGTCCTGTGGGGTGACGGCGGTGTTGTACCTCCTGCTATCTTCGGTGATGGATGTATGGCCCTGGGCTGCGTAGTTGTCTTCCCCGGTGGCGATGCTTCACGCAGTTCTTCTACGCGTCAGCTGTTTATTGGCCTTTATGCTGTTTCGGTTAGTGTGAGCGGGAGATGAGGGTGTGGAGTGAACCGCCCGTTGGCCATCCTGCGGACAGAAACtcgggagcagctgctcggctAATgcaaagggagagaggcggcgtcgccgcactCGGCGCAACACTGTGAGGGTTTTGCCGACATGCGTGTCTCTACCAACGAGGTGGGCATGAACACCGCTGATGGCCCATTACCAGTGgtgggtgccgctgctcatcCCTCGGGTGCTCACGGCCGTGCGCCACAGCGCACGGCCTTTTTCAGCTCTCGGTGGGCGTCCTCTGACGGGGCGAAGGTGCTTGAGTGTTGGCGTTTGTGCTCTGCCGAGGTTTCCTAGCCCTACGGCTTGCGGCTTGAGCTGCGGACCTCATCGTCCATTTGCCCTTGTGTTTCTCTTCTatccgccccctccctctgcgtcGCGCACCCGCTTGCGGGCGGCAACGCTGCTCTATCAGCGCTCTGCACTTTGGCATCTTCCTCCGCTCGCCTCGCTGGGACGCACTCACCAAGGTTTCTTTAAAGGCAAGGGTCCTACGGCGCGGCACACTTGCACTCGGGTGGGCAAGCTTGCtgggcacgcacgcaccctcGTATACAGCATCGCGCACCTACTGGAGCGTCAGGGgctatatatgtatatatatatatatatattatcTGAGGTGCTTCTCCTGCCCAAAGCCGTCCCTCGCTGATCGCCTTTTCCGGTACCCTTCCTTTCTCGAGTTGCGGTCGTATCTAAGACAAACGCGAGGGCCTCAAAGGCACTGGTGTGCACGAGCACATAATGTATCGCACGGGCGCGCGTtgcagcgcgagcgtgcTGTGCAAAGACTACCCGCATGCGCGCCACATTACCCTCAACCGGCCCAATTCACTGAACGCGCTGGATTATGGCATGATACGGGAGCTGCACCGTCTGTACGTGACAGAGCCAGCTCCTCCGTCATCCCTGTACATCCTCACCGGGGCGGGCACAAAGGCAttctgcgccggcggcgatgtGATCGGCCTCGCGACGAACAACCCGCCCGGATGCGGTCGTGAATTCTTCTACTGGGAGTACCAAGTAGACTACAAGGCGAGCATCATTCCTGCTGGGCAGGTGTGCTTGTGGGACGGCTAcgtgctcggcggcggcgctggcttATCGATTGGAAGCGCTTATCGGGTGGCGTCGGAGAAGGCGTGCTTTGCAATGCCTGAGGTGGCCATAGGTATGTTCCCCGACGTAGGGGCTTCGTGGTTcctgccgcggctgtcggTGCCTGGGCTGGGGCTCTATATGGGGCTCACCGGCCACCGGCTCCGCGGGGCCGACCTTGTGCACCTTGGGCTTGCAACACACTTTGTGCCATCTGCCAAGATGGGCGAGCTGGAGCAGGCTCTCGTCTCGATGTCGGACGCAGGTGatgtggaggcggtgctggacAAGTACACGACACCGATagcgcagctgccaccaTGCACCATCGCCTATTCCATTTCTTCTCTCGCCGATCATTTTGACATCACGGCAGATCTAACCGTATCGTCCATCTTGGACGCGTGCAGAGCGAATGCGCAGACGGATCCGCTGAccaaggcagcggcggatctcatgccctccttctccccgACGGCAATGACGCTCGCactggagctgctgaagcgcggCGCGAAGCTGAGCACACCCGTGGAGGCGTTCCAGATGGAGTACTGCGTTTCCCAGCGCATCATGGCGGAACACGACTTTCGCGAAGGTGTGCGAGCCCTGCTCATCGATAAAGACAAGAAGCCGAAATGGCAACCGTCAACTGTTGCCGAGGTTGCGGCGGAGGCCATCGATGCGTACTTCCGCCCCACCACACCGAATCAGCCGGTCTGGGATCCAGTGGCGCCGCTCTCGGAGCCCGCAGCGTGAGCTTGCCGGACTTGTGTCGTCGGGAGCGTGCCTTGCCGGCCTTCGCCATCTCTGTTCTGCCCGGCTGCACCCCCTAGCCTGGTGAGTAGGGGGGCCACTCCGGCATCTCCTTACTCGCCAAGGTGCGCCTCGCCTGCACGTCATGATGCATACAGTCGCGTTTCATCAGCATCTTCCATGCGAAGGTGTAAGCGAATGTGTCGCTCTGGGCGAGttgcgccccctccccctcccctgatCCACAAAAATACACGCTTCACGACACCCAGGTACACTGATGTGAACCCGCACAGCCATAGGTGCGAGCTTTACGGAAACGTGATGGAtgctgcgacgctgctgtggtATCTTGCGCGCTCGACATTCTTGGTGGATCTTGCTAATCAAAGGCCGTGGGAGGGCCCTTGAGCACCTTCACGccaaagcagccgcagccgcagcgcctacCCCGAAAAGCGCAGACAACAGAGGCTTGCTCAGAGAAGCTGATCCACTGTCCTTCCGCTCCATagtgccgctccgccgcgcacgcctgTACATCCCTCTGAGGCCACGCCAGGGGGCTGCCGTGCGCATTTGGCGAGGGAGGTGTGCAGGCCGGATGGCGGTGTCGACACAACACTTTCGCAGCTTTCATGCCGGTGTGCAGGCATTGACACCCGTCGAAGCcccgcacgcgtgcacctTTCTCATGCGCAGCCGTCGTGTGCAGGCCCAGCATACCGCTCGCCGGCGAGCTGCGGGCAGATGGCGCGGTATAGACAGGCACAAGATCAAGAGCGGGCGCGATGCCGAACAACCATCATGCACTCGTGCGCGCAGCGAGAAGAGCCTGTGGCTGCCTTGCTTGCAGCCACGACGCTGAGTGTGAAGCACTGATGCCGGTACTTGACGCGCTGCAAGGACAGCTCGATCGGCTGCGACACAGGAAAATCAAATGCTGCCGTTGTTACGCACGCGCTCCCCCTCCGCATGGCGCTCAGCACTGTccctgcagcggtggaggaTGGCATGCTGCGATGTATCTGGGCGCAAGttctggcgctgctggcccgtcgcgtgcgccCCCTCAATATCGTTTGCCGGTGGCCATTGCGGATGGTAGCACATGGATAAGGTGGACAAGCTCGCAACTTTGGCCGTGCCAAAGACACCGACACCAACTGCACGGGCTACAGATATGGTCCCACTGCTCTCCGACGCCAGGTCGGCATCCCCCGTCTACCCACACGATAGGCGCTGCCACTTCCGCTCTCGAGCAGGACCGtggacgctgccgccttgAGTCAAGGTATGCCGCCCACCCGAGTTTCCGTCTGGCGACCGATCCCGCAGCCGGCATCGgaagaagggacgaggaaggacGAGCAGAGCCCGCAAGACGCATGCCCCCAACACGACGGCAGGACGGTTCGTCCTAGACGGCCAGGATGTAGCCGCAGTGCGACAGAGGTAGATGAGCGGTGgttgtgtatgcgtgtgctaGTTGTGGACTTGTCCGTGGGTGGAAGGTGGGCGCGCTGAAGGGTGAAAAAAAATGCGTTTTGTGGAACGcgcaggagggggggcgcATGCGATGGCCTCTTCGCATAGGGTGTGAGTTGGTGCATCTGCATCAAGCAGTGCGGGTCTGTGCCATGGCATCATTCCTGGCGTTGgtttctctttctccacGATGCTGACGCTACCACATTTGATGTGCCACGTGAGCTTGTCTCTACATGTGTGCATCGGCATATATGCGAAATTCTCCTCTCCGCGGCTCCATTTCCTTCTTCTTGCGTTCTCCacctgcctccctctcttcgaGTGCGCAACTCACCTATCTGTGGGCTTGCCGTTGTTGTGGGCCCGTCTGCAACCGCCTACGGAGTGAGCAGTAGATACACTCGCATAACTGACATGCACTCTGTGCCCGCTGCCCTTCTCGTGCTGACATAACGGGGGATCGTATTCAAACACGCATCACCTCTTCCTTtgcttctttcttttccggCCCCCTACGCAAACTTAGTCATTTTCCAGCTCTTCATCTGCCAGCTCAACGTCGCTGGGCGCCACTGAAGGCGACTCCGCATAggctcgtgcgcgcgccgtTCTATGCACTTTCACGTCTTCCTCGGTTGCTCCATACGTTTCAATCCAAGTGTGCGCGTACGCGCACAAGCCGATACGTTGCTTGGCTGACACCGCAATccccgtcgcctccgcctgtGTGCGGCAGAGGGGTGGGCAGAACCGCGCGAGGCAACGGGACCgcaacgaaaacgaaaacgacaataaaaaaaaaacatgtGTTTTCGTCGCTTTCACTCCGCCTTCGGTTTCACTTTGATCGCATTCGGCAGCTCgtcaccctccctcctccccgctcgccctctctccctatGAAGGGCGCCCGTTTCTTTCGCATACATAGTTCTCTTTTCTGGTTTCCTCGTTCTTATTGCGGCCGCCTGAGCGAGTGTGCACGTGCGACGCCATCATTTCAGTGACTCAGGCACGCCAGTGATCCACAGAGGCGCTACGTGTCCTTTAGACCCTCTACACCAACAGAGGGCAAGAAGGCTGAGCTCTCCTTCCTTTATCTCTGCTCCCACCCTCTTCTCGTGGCTCGAACGTATCCGCACAACGCAACGGAGGATAAGGAAGACGAGCGTGAACACGTCATTCGtgtgcccccctcctcttcccccgtctcttctccctttctttttcgtcttgTTTCTCCGTTTCACGTTGTGTTCTGCTCCCTCTTTTTCACACTTGTGGTCCAATTTCGAAGTGGGCTCCCTGAGCCGTTACTGTCCCGCCCCTCCCCGACCCCTCGAGCGGTCACTCACGATCCCCGGTAGCATAGAGGAGAGCCGTGCAtagcgcgtgcacacacacacacacacacacacacacacccgcaaCAAGGCGGACGAGAGGGTGCAGAGGGTTGCAAGATCGTGTATTCATCGAAAGAGGAACACCaccgtgcgtgcgcgggtgcCGTTCGGGCCTTTATCATCATTATTTTAGTCGGCAGAGGACCGTCGTTTTGgccagcctcctcctcttcctccttccctcccagCACTGTATTCGGTCTCTCCATTTCTGCACTTGCCGAAGCAGGGACGCCcactgacacacacagagaaacgGGCACCGCAACcgcagccgcttctgcgTTTCGTTAAAcgctcccccacccccgccgctCTTTGATTGGGTGTCTGCGCCTGTGCTGATACGGAAGGCGACCACGTTGTGTGGTGCGACCTCTTCATTGTGTCGGCTGAATTGCCGTCTCGACTCGCCCGCTTACACaagcgttttttttttttcctcgtTGCGTCTCTTGTCGCCTCTCcccgaccccccccctcaccgcGAGAGATGAGGACGGCGAGCAGCGAGAGCCCGAACCACATTTGcacccccgccgctgcaATGAGTAGCGATACGAGCCCCCCAGGGGACTGTCGCTCTCCTCTACAGGTGGCCGCCTCCATCCCATCCAGTATCGGTGATGTGGGCAGGAAAAGCAGTtcgtcgccgttgcgcagTTGCGGGTTGGCGGACGCGGCATCCCTGTGGGACGAGACCCGTAGTGTGTCCAGCTCTGTCCGCTCCattcgtcgccgtcgcggcggtgaagtcagcggcgccggcgctgcggagggGAAGGACTGGACGCAGGCGTTCATGGACCTCGAGCAAATGCGGAGGGAGAATCAAGAACTCCTTCACGGGTCGCTCCGCGGCGACCGCTCCGAGACTGGCTCCCTTCTCGACGACACGTTTGCCGGCTCTCGCTCAGAGTCGTCCGCCATAAGCTCcgtgcgacggcgccgacgtggcATGGCGGCAAGCGTCAGCGCCAGCGGGAGCAGGGCTGTGAGCTGCGCTCTCTTTGAAAAGTCTTTGTCCGGCGCTCCCGTCGTGGCAGAGTCTGTCACCGATACTGCAGAGGCCGATacctcagcagcggcaccggcatcgGCGGGAGAGCCGAACGGTCGCAACCATGGTATTacaagcggcgccgctgaggaACGACtcacctcctcgccaccgccggccaCCTACTCGTCCGCGGATGCGGATACGCGGAGCCACTCCACGGTTACAGAGCCGGGGCGCACCTCTGGGCTCCCGAACTGGCTAAAGCGGCCGACGGTCGAGGAGCGGCGACCCTCTGTGGCGAAGGCTCTGAAGAATGCCAGCGCGGCTGTtccgacggcggcgaccgaGGCGACGAGCAGAGGAGCGGTGTCGGTGTGCCCGCCAGCTCCTTCGCCGGTTTGTTCGCTCATCATCGATGCACCGGCCGAGAAGCTGAACGAGGCCGCATGCCCCTCCTCGCTGGCAACCAAACCGTCGATACATGCGAACCCACCAAGCCGTCATTTCCCATCGCCCATGCAGAAAGCACACACCGACCCTGCCAgggcagctgcaccgtcgccgtcgcgtgGGCCACGTTCCAGAATGGTTGCGGCCAATTcaagcgcagccgcgccggccTCCAACGCGTCTTCTCCATCGCCAATGAACACAGCGGCCGCTCTTGTAGGAGGCCCGGCAGCTGCTTACCCTACAAGGCGTGCGTCGCCTTCGTTcagcgccgcatcgcagCCGCTCGCACAGACCTACATGACACGCCAAACGAAGACCACCGCGGTGGGCATAGCACCGTCCTCGTCTTCGGGCGGAAACGCGCGCTTCCCTCCCACTCCCGTCAAGGCCGCCGTCTCACCCGTGGCAACCGCCTCTCCAGGTCTGCCTGCAGCCCCGACTGCGGCGGGGGCGGTCGACACTCCATCAAAACCTTCGGCGGAAGTGCCAGCTGCCGTCACACCTGCTGTTAAGCCTGCTGAAGAGAAGCCCCGCGTCAGTGCGCCGTGCGTCTCGGCGCGCGTCTCCTTCGAAGACAAGTTGGGGTCGCCGGACCCACGGCCACAGCTTCTGCCGGCTGAAGTCGAGGCCGGCCGCCTAACCACGATGGAGTCGAGAaaggcgccagcgccgagtATGACGGCAACCGTGGCGGAATCGCCGTCCCTCTGCGATGCACTTGAGGCACCCAACGTCCCTGTCTCCCGAAAACGAACAGTTCTTCACGATAGGGCAGCGAGTGCGATGCGGACTTCGCGCGGCGCGGGGCAGACCAACGCCCTGTCCAGGCTCTCCGCTGAGGACGTGACCCGGAACGGTGAGAAGGGTCCGTCTGCCCCCCgtgtcgccgcctccgtgcCGAGGCAGCGCAAGTGCTCCTTTGTGgcccgcctccctcgcgaAGGGACTGCGTTCGACCCCTCACAGCTGAAAGGTGGTGCTGCCCCGGCTACGAGTGCCGTCGGACTGCTCCACCGCACCACTATCCTCACGGAGCTGCGACGCCAGGAAGTGATGCGTGACCGTCTCGCACGGGAGAGCAGGACTGCCGAGGAGGCCCGTGCTCGGTTCGCGGTCCTGAAGCAGGCAGAGGTGAGCAGGATCAATGCTTCCGGTGCACACGCTGTAGAGGCGGCATCGTCGGTCCGTGCCGTAACGGGCTCTGCTGAGGCCCGGTCATCGTCGCCGCAGGACACGTCGCAGCACGTCTCGAAgggccggcggcgctcgtTGGCGgtgacgcagccgcgcatgTCACACAAACGTGTCGCGCTGGTGAGTCCTTCGCTCACTGCaccagcggtgccggcaaacggtgtgcgcgcatgcacgcagaACCCGAGCCACCTAGGCACTCAACGGTCCAGTGAGGTCGTCGGAGCCGCCTCTTCGAAAATGCACAGGCCGAACACTAGCGTGAcgtcgctgctcctcgctAGCACCCCGGAAGCTGATCGAGGTCACTGTTTGCGTGGAGAGAGGCCGCAAAGCAGTCCATCGCTCATAGGTGCTGAGGCCTTTGCGCACCCGCGGAAGCCGCTGGAAGCCACCGCGCTCTCGGGAACCCAGCCCCACCTTCCCTCGGCGGCCGTACGCAAAGactcggctgc is from Leishmania infantum JPCM5 genome chromosome 32 and encodes:
- a CDS encoding 3-hydroxyisobutyryl-coenzyme a hydrolase-like protein — protein: MHSAVTCIKSPGAALFTDTATCRTITLSRPDALNAMSLPMVQDLHRLYITEPHPNEDAVYVVRGDGRRSFCAGGDLKALTGPEKDTHNPLFYRLEYEVDSHIAVMRRTQVAMWAGHVLGSGVGVSVHSRYRVACETTRFAMPETQIGGANDVATSWVFSSLPICGLGMYLAITGNTLQGADVFHAGLATHYIPVEKFGAVEAALAALPSSEGVEECLRGFSEDVAVPPFTLAENAPVLAKAFGAITPSTHLRDIMDVLRADGSAFAASTLKVMERNSPLGMTLALENMKRQHTPGCNTVMESFRGDYTAIQTSICVDELAKGVEALFVTKEKRPQWTVGSVDEVDVELVKQQLFLVEGLRIFGSGTD
- a CDS encoding putative 3-hydroxyisobutyryl-coenzyme A hydrolase — encoded protein: MYRTGARCSASVLCKDYPHARHITLNRPNSLNALDYGMIRELHRLYVTEPAPPSSLYILTGAGTKAFCAGGDVIGLATNNPPGCGREFFYWEYQVDYKASIIPAGQVCLWDGYVLGGGAGLSIGSAYRVASEKACFAMPEVAIGMFPDVGASWFLPRLSVPGLGLYMGLTGHRLRGADLVHLGLATHFVPSAKMGELEQALVSMSDAGDVEAVLDKYTTPIAQLPPCTIAYSISSLADHFDITADLTVSSILDACRANAQTDPLTKAAADLMPSFSPTAMTLALELLKRGAKLSTPVEAFQMEYCVSQRIMAEHDFREGVRALLIDKDKKPKWQPSTVAEVAAEAIDAYFRPTTPNQPVWDPVAPLSEPAA